The Haliaeetus albicilla chromosome 9, bHalAlb1.1, whole genome shotgun sequence genomic sequence TCTGCAATTGGGCTGGGCTGCTGGTGGGAGTTAGGACAATTGCTCTTCACTGCCCCATAGGCCACAGCACATCAAGTCTCCTCCCTGTTTGTCCTAGGCATGTAGCACTCTAGGCACTCCTGGCCAGCCAGCTGGGTGAGCAGGCTGTGCTGCTTATGCTGCAGGTTCAGAGAAACCTCTACTGGTTCTCTGCCATCCAGCTCAGGTCTAGAAGCATGTAGCTGTGTTAGGCAGAGTGGATGCAGATGAGCTGTTGTGCTTACAGAAAGAACCAGAAAGCTTGCATGGCATCACGCTGTGTTTGTTGTGTGCTTTCCAACTCATAACTGCTAGCTGGGAGCTTGACCGTTTCTCTAGCAAGATGCAGGAGTGGGGCAGACTGATGTGAGAGCGCACAGCTGGTCTTCTCAGAAGATCTGGGTACTTTTCTGCTTGGAAATTAGGAGAGGAATGTCTTGTATGATTTGTAAATCCTTTTTAATACAGAGGCAGGTATGTGTACCATCCATGGAGGAGGTCAGAGCAGGGGCTAGCCTTGCTTGGTCAGGAGAGAAAGGCTCCTCGACAGGGGATTCGGGTGCCTCTTCAAGATTCAGATTTTACAAATCAACAAGGCACCTTTTTACTGGGATgttctggctgctgcttctgtggcCCATCGTCTCTCCCTGCTCTTTTCTCTCTAGGCCGTGTGGTGAATATCACAAGCATGTTGGGACGGATGGCGAGTCCATCTCGCTCCTGCTATTGCATTTCCAAGTTTGGGGTGGCAGCCTTCTCCGACTGCCTACGGCAGGAGATGTACCGCTGGGGTGTCAGAGTTATCCTCATTGAGCCGAGTAACTTCGTGGCAGCAACAGGCATCCTGACAGCAGACAGCATCGACAAACAGGCTGACGCACTGTGGAGAGGAGCCAGCGACACTGTGCAGGAGGACTATGGTAGGGAGTATTTCACTCGCCACGTGGCCCTGATGAAGTCCTTCATTAACAGTGGCCTGAAGGACATGTCTCTGGTCTTGAATGACATCACTGATGCACTCACTTCCCCAAGCCCAAACAACCGTTACAATCCCATGGAGACCTACTGGTGGGTGAGGCTGCAAGTCATGACTCACCTGCCTACTGCCATTGCCGACTGGCTTTACATCCCTGGAGCCACCCTGTAAATGGCTGTCCTTCAGGCATCCGTCCAGTGCTCATATATATGCACAGGTTAGAGCTGACTTAGTCAGGGGTGTCTGCACCCATTGCTGATGCATCTCCCCTGTAGATGCATGTGCTTTCACTTTGGGTTATGGCTTCAAGTCTTGTATTGTGGGATGCTGAGAACAacatggctttttt encodes the following:
- the LOC104318337 gene encoding D-beta-hydroxybutyrate dehydrogenase, mitochondrial isoform X2; this translates as MLLLALGAALLLAGGGRCLARRLLLLLFLLPRRARRALPDENGDGARELKNMKSDRMKVLQMDVCSDQEVAQAVDFVKRTLKEPEEGLWGLVNNAGISTFGEVEFSSLDNYKKVADINLWGTVRVTKAFLPLIRRAKGRVVNITSMLGRMASPSRSCYCISKFGVAAFSDCLRQEMYRWGVRVILIEPSNFVAATGILTADSIDKQADALWRGASDTVQEDYGREYFTRHVALMKSFINSGLKDMSLVLNDITDALTSPSPNNRYNPMETYWWVRLQVMTHLPTAIADWLYIPGATL